From Roseovarius nanhaiticus, one genomic window encodes:
- a CDS encoding cysteine synthase A, with protein sequence MRIAEDLADAVGNTPLIKLRRASEETGCTILGKAEFLNPGQSVKDRAALYIIRDAVQRGELKPGGTIVEGTAGNTGIGLALVGASMGFKTVIVIPETQSEEKKDMLRLAGAELVQVPAAPYSNPNNFVRYSERLAKELAKTTEAGVIWANQFDNTANRLAHIETTGPELWEQTGGKLDGFCCAVGSGGTLAGVGMALQPKGVKVALADPMGAKLYSYYTTGELASEGESIAEGIGQARITANLEGFTPDFAYQITDHEALPIVFDLLHEEGLCMGASTGVNVAGAMRLAKEMGPGHTIATILCDYGSRYQSKLYNPEFLRSKNLPVPDWMTGAPRSIPGVFAE encoded by the coding sequence ATGCGCATTGCCGAGGATCTGGCCGACGCAGTCGGTAACACCCCTTTGATCAAGCTGCGCCGCGCCAGCGAGGAGACCGGCTGCACCATTCTGGGCAAGGCCGAGTTCCTAAATCCGGGCCAGTCGGTCAAGGATCGCGCTGCGCTCTATATCATTCGCGATGCGGTGCAGCGCGGCGAGCTGAAACCCGGCGGCACCATTGTCGAGGGGACGGCGGGTAACACCGGCATCGGCCTCGCCCTTGTGGGTGCGTCGATGGGGTTCAAGACCGTGATCGTCATCCCCGAGACGCAGAGCGAGGAAAAAAAGGACATGCTGCGCCTTGCCGGCGCCGAGCTGGTGCAGGTGCCTGCCGCGCCCTACAGCAATCCAAACAATTTCGTGCGCTATTCCGAGCGGCTGGCCAAGGAATTGGCCAAGACGACCGAAGCGGGCGTCATCTGGGCGAACCAGTTCGACAACACCGCCAACCGCCTTGCCCATATCGAGACGACCGGCCCGGAATTGTGGGAGCAGACGGGCGGCAAGCTGGACGGCTTTTGCTGTGCGGTCGGCTCGGGCGGCACGCTGGCGGGTGTCGGCATGGCGCTCCAGCCCAAGGGCGTAAAGGTGGCGCTGGCCGATCCTATGGGCGCCAAACTCTATAGCTATTACACCACCGGCGAGCTGGCGAGCGAAGGCGAGAGCATTGCCGAAGGCATCGGGCAGGCGCGCATCACCGCCAATCTCGAAGGGTTCACGCCCGATTTCGCCTATCAGATCACGGATCATGAGGCATTGCCGATCGTGTTCGATCTTCTGCATGAAGAGGGGCTCTGCATGGGCGCGTCGACCGGCGTGAACGTTGCGGGCGCGATGCGGCTCGCCAAGGAAATGGGGCCGGGGCATACCATTGCCACCATCTTGTGCGATTACGGCTCGCGCTATCAGTCCAAGCTCTACAATCCGGAGTTCCTGCGCAGCAAAAACCTGCCGGTACCGGATTGGATGACGGGCGCGCCGCGCTCGATCCCGGGTGTGTTCGCGGAATGA
- a CDS encoding NUDIX domain-containing protein, with product MRCSGGGSVKTLELSRVEDIFLYGTLRDTELRNIVLGAEAPVIQAILPDHAVFWAEGQIYPTIVNQSGAAAPGLLLNAPDAALLARLDFYEGGFGYDLAPVEVRDHAGMPRPARVYFPRPGAVPPGAPFDLGDWQDRHGALSRTAAQEAMGYLGRLDADTLAARMPMIRARASARLSAAEGVPARIRSDTPSRAVETLETEVNHIGFYRFETQRLRHPTFASGADQQVRREMVVATDAVMVLPYDPVRDRVLMVEQFRMGAYGRGDPRPWMLEPVAGRIDAGETPEEAARRECEEEAGIALSALEPIASYYCTPGYSTEYFHNFVGLADLPDDLPRLGGLASEAEDIRIHLIGFADAMRLIETGEADNGPLILSLLWLARERATLRRTP from the coding sequence GTGCGGTGTTCTGGCGGAGGCAGCGTCAAGACGCTGGAGCTGAGCCGGGTGGAGGATATCTTTCTCTACGGCACACTTCGTGACACCGAATTGCGGAACATCGTGCTGGGCGCCGAAGCGCCGGTGATCCAGGCGATACTGCCCGATCACGCGGTATTCTGGGCCGAGGGACAGATCTATCCCACAATCGTCAATCAGTCAGGCGCGGCGGCGCCGGGGTTGTTGTTGAACGCGCCTGATGCTGCGCTGCTTGCGCGGCTCGATTTCTATGAGGGTGGCTTTGGCTACGATCTGGCCCCGGTGGAGGTGCGGGATCACGCGGGCATGCCTCGACCCGCGCGCGTTTATTTCCCGCGCCCGGGCGCTGTGCCGCCCGGCGCGCCCTTTGATCTAGGCGATTGGCAGGACCGGCATGGTGCGCTCAGCCGTACCGCCGCGCAGGAGGCGATGGGTTACTTGGGGCGCCTTGACGCCGACACGCTCGCCGCGCGGATGCCGATGATCCGTGCGCGGGCGTCGGCCCGGCTGTCGGCGGCAGAGGGCGTGCCTGCGCGGATCCGCAGCGACACGCCCAGCCGCGCCGTAGAGACGCTGGAGACCGAGGTAAACCATATCGGCTTCTACCGGTTCGAGACGCAACGCCTGCGCCATCCGACGTTTGCGTCCGGCGCGGATCAGCAAGTGCGCCGCGAGATGGTGGTGGCCACCGACGCCGTCATGGTGCTTCCCTATGATCCGGTCCGGGACCGTGTGCTGATGGTCGAGCAGTTTCGCATGGGCGCCTATGGCCGGGGCGATCCGCGCCCTTGGATGTTGGAGCCGGTGGCGGGCCGCATCGACGCCGGCGAGACGCCCGAGGAGGCCGCGCGCCGTGAGTGCGAGGAGGAGGCGGGTATCGCCCTCAGCGCGCTGGAGCCGATTGCCAGCTATTACTGCACACCCGGCTACTCCACGGAATATTTTCACAATTTCGTGGGTCTTGCCGATCTGCCGGACGACTTGCCGCGCCTTGGCGGGCTTGCGTCCGAAGCCGAGGATATCCGCATTCATCTGATAGGTTTTGCGGATGCAATGCGTCTTATCGAAACGGGTGAGGCCGATAACGGGCCGCTGATCCTGTCGCTATTATGGCTCGCGCGGGAGCGCGCGACGCTCCGCCGGACGCCTTGA
- a CDS encoding TrgA family protein, producing MPATRTLPTAARLVAALSLGALGWFASDLVRPLMPEGTAFGWFNYVNAVLGLLCGWIVIGSRAGRGMVDALANGLTGVLALIIWAFFLQSLNLMLKQSMENRYDGPAEAIIGIFDNAVDYAQYLIDPMLIGVLLIGGMLCGVLAEAASRRWS from the coding sequence ATGCCCGCCACGCGTACCTTGCCCACCGCCGCCCGCCTTGTCGCGGCCCTGTCGCTGGGTGCGCTGGGCTGGTTTGCCTCTGATCTGGTGCGCCCCCTTATGCCCGAGGGCACTGCCTTTGGCTGGTTCAATTACGTCAATGCGGTGCTGGGCCTTCTTTGCGGCTGGATCGTGATTGGGAGCCGGGCGGGGCGCGGCATGGTCGACGCGCTGGCCAATGGTTTGACCGGGGTCCTGGCGCTGATCATCTGGGCCTTTTTCCTGCAAAGCCTCAATCTGATGCTCAAGCAGTCCATGGAAAATCGGTATGATGGCCCCGCCGAGGCGATTATCGGCATTTTCGACAATGCCGTGGATTATGCCCAATATCTGATCGACCCGATGCTGATCGGCGTTCTGTTGATCGGCGGGATGCTGTGCGGTGTTCTGGCGGAGGCAGCGTCAAGACGCTGGAGCTGA
- a CDS encoding SAM-dependent methyltransferase: MILTSTNGQKDLPRYFAAVFDKARHVNRGRLDFVLPDGRVFRAEGPNPGPVGEVHLHNTDVFARLIREGDLGFCDAYLDGWWSTPDLQALMDFICTDNEDVYDGFPGMSFVRAFERARHWLRKNSKGQARKNISHHYDLGNDFYKLWLDETMTYSSAIFETGQESMEKAQIAKYASMVDRMGVEPGDHVLEIGCGWGGFAEYAAAERGLKVTGLTISREQLNYARERIEKAGLSDLVEFKMQDYRDERGIYDGIASIEMFEAVGQQYWPVYFQTVRDRLRPGKRATLQIITISDARWDVYRKGVDFIQKYIFPGGMLPSPTVLRQEVERAGLTVAGSFEFGESYSQTLRRWHERFNDQWDSVAALGFDERFRRMWNFYLTSCAGSFHAGNCDVTQITIAKPG, from the coding sequence ATGATCCTGACTTCGACCAACGGCCAGAAAGATCTGCCCCGCTATTTTGCCGCTGTTTTTGACAAGGCGCGCCATGTCAATCGCGGGCGGCTTGACTTTGTGCTGCCCGACGGACGCGTCTTTCGCGCCGAGGGTCCCAATCCGGGCCCGGTGGGCGAGGTGCACCTGCACAACACGGACGTCTTTGCGCGGCTGATCCGCGAGGGGGATCTGGGATTTTGTGACGCCTATCTCGACGGCTGGTGGTCCACACCCGATCTGCAGGCGTTGATGGATTTCATCTGCACCGACAACGAGGACGTCTATGACGGCTTTCCGGGGATGAGCTTTGTCCGCGCCTTCGAACGCGCGCGCCACTGGCTGCGCAAGAACTCCAAGGGGCAGGCGCGCAAGAACATCAGCCACCACTACGATCTGGGCAATGATTTCTACAAGCTCTGGCTGGACGAAACGATGACCTATTCTAGTGCCATCTTCGAGACGGGCCAGGAGAGTATGGAGAAGGCACAAATCGCCAAATATGCCTCGATGGTCGACCGGATGGGCGTGGAGCCGGGTGATCATGTGCTGGAGATCGGCTGTGGCTGGGGGGGCTTTGCCGAATATGCCGCGGCCGAGCGCGGATTGAAGGTGACCGGACTCACCATCAGCCGCGAGCAGTTGAATTACGCGCGCGAGCGGATCGAGAAGGCGGGCCTGTCGGATCTGGTCGAATTCAAGATGCAGGACTACCGCGATGAGCGGGGTATCTATGACGGCATCGCCAGCATCGAGATGTTCGAGGCGGTGGGCCAGCAATACTGGCCCGTTTATTTCCAGACCGTGCGCGATCGGCTGCGCCCCGGCAAGCGTGCGACGTTGCAGATCATCACGATCAGCGACGCGCGCTGGGATGTCTATCGCAAGGGCGTTGATTTCATACAGAAATACATATTTCCGGGCGGTATGCTGCCCAGCCCCACGGTGCTGCGCCAGGAGGTCGAGCGCGCGGGCCTGACTGTGGCCGGCTCCTTTGAATTCGGCGAGAGTTACAGCCAGACGCTGCGCCGCTGGCATGAGCGTTTCAACGATCAATGGGACAGTGTCGCCGCTCTGGGTTTTGACGAGCGGTTTCGGCGGATGTGGAATTTCTACCTGACCTCTTGCGCCGGATCGTTTCACGCGGGAAACTGCGACGTGACACAGATTACCATCGCAAAACCCGGATAG
- a CDS encoding cryptochrome/photolyase family protein: MSDSKPTLLWLRRDLRLSDHPAWAAALKAGGPVIPVFIHDDTVASLGAAPKWRLGLGLGKLAETLDEKGSRLILRKGEALQVLRDLIEETGAGAVHWSRLYDPDAIERDKAVKSALKEDGIDAVSHAGHLMFEPWTVETKDGGYYKVYTPMWRAVKDRDVAEPLKAPTDLRPPESWPGTDDLKDWRMGAAMDRGADIVLPYQTIGEEAAQDRLAWFIDDPINDYNDARDKPAVNGTSGLSENLSLGEISPAQCWHAGMRKLNMGSKGAEAWLKELVWREFAYHLIYHTPQIATRNWREKWDEFPWNEDGDTPEVMAWKQGRTGIKFVDAAMREMYVTGRMHNRARMIVASYLTKHLMTHWRVGQAWFDDHLTDWDIASNAMGWQWAAGCGPDASPYFRIFNPETQLEKFDKKGNYTRAWIVEGQDEPSESALSYFDAIPRSWDIGPDDAYPEPVVGLSEGRQRALDAYKGRSF; encoded by the coding sequence ATGAGCGATAGCAAACCAACCCTCCTATGGCTCCGCCGCGATCTGCGGCTGAGCGACCATCCCGCATGGGCGGCCGCGCTCAAGGCTGGCGGGCCGGTCATTCCGGTCTTCATTCATGATGATACCGTCGCGTCGCTGGGCGCCGCGCCGAAATGGCGGCTTGGCCTTGGCCTTGGGAAGTTGGCCGAGACGCTGGACGAGAAGGGCAGCCGCCTGATCCTGCGCAAGGGCGAGGCGCTACAGGTGCTACGGGATCTGATCGAGGAAACCGGGGCAGGGGCGGTGCATTGGTCGCGCCTTTATGATCCGGACGCGATCGAGCGGGACAAGGCCGTGAAATCCGCCCTCAAGGAGGACGGCATCGATGCCGTAAGCCATGCGGGCCATCTGATGTTCGAGCCGTGGACGGTCGAGACGAAGGATGGCGGCTATTACAAGGTCTACACGCCCATGTGGCGCGCGGTGAAGGACCGCGACGTGGCCGAGCCGCTGAAGGCGCCCACGGATCTGCGCCCGCCTGAGAGCTGGCCGGGCACGGACGATCTGAAGGACTGGCGCATGGGCGCCGCCATGGACCGGGGCGCCGATATCGTTCTGCCCTATCAAACGATCGGAGAAGAGGCCGCGCAGGACCGGCTCGCGTGGTTCATCGATGATCCGATCAATGACTACAACGACGCGCGCGACAAACCTGCCGTCAACGGCACGTCCGGCCTGTCGGAGAACCTGAGCCTCGGCGAGATCAGCCCGGCGCAATGCTGGCACGCCGGCATGCGCAAGCTGAACATGGGGTCGAAAGGCGCCGAGGCATGGCTGAAAGAGCTGGTCTGGCGCGAATTCGCATATCATCTCATCTATCACACGCCGCAAATCGCCACGCGCAACTGGCGGGAAAAATGGGACGAGTTTCCCTGGAACGAGGATGGCGATACGCCCGAGGTGATGGCGTGGAAACAGGGGCGGACGGGCATCAAGTTCGTCGATGCCGCCATGCGCGAGATGTATGTGACCGGCCGCATGCACAACCGCGCCCGCATGATCGTGGCCAGCTACCTGACCAAGCATCTGATGACCCATTGGCGTGTCGGGCAGGCATGGTTCGATGATCACCTGACGGACTGGGACATCGCCAGCAACGCGATGGGCTGGCAATGGGCGGCTGGCTGCGGGCCGGACGCTTCGCCCTATTTCCGCATCTTCAACCCCGAGACGCAGCTGGAAAAATTTGATAAAAAGGGAAACTATACCCGCGCGTGGATCGTGGAAGGACAAGACGAGCCGAGCGAGAGCGCGCTGAGTTATTTCGACGCGATCCCGCGCAGTTGGGACATCGGGCCGGATGATGCCTATCCCGAGCCTGTCGTGGGCCTGAGCGAGGGGCGCCAGCGCGCGCTCGATGCCTATAAAGGTCGTTCGTTCTGA
- a CDS encoding aminotransferase class V-fold PLP-dependent enzyme, whose translation MGSNLDVEFVRGQFPAFAEPSLAGQAFFENAGGSYACAPVIDRLTRFYRQRKVQPYAPYEASTLGGAEMDEARARLAAIMGIDTDELSFGPSTTQNTYVLARAFAQWMRPGDAIIVTNQDHEANTGPWRRLADEGYEVREWCINPETGHLDPGDLEDLLDERVRLVCFPHCSNVVGEINPVTEITALAHAAGAFVCVDGVSYAPHGIPDVGALGADIYLFSAYKTYGPHQGIMAIRRSLGMMLPNQGHYFNEDSLYKRFTPAGPDHAQVAACAGMADYIDALADHHGLEGDAAARGRGVHDMMRAHEEALLQPLLDYASSRNSVRLIGPGDAAGRAPTVALRTDRPGEEVARDLSHYGIMAGGGDFYAVRALRAMGVDPAHGVLRLSFVHYTSPAEVDKLMNALDEVL comes from the coding sequence ATGGGCAGCAATTTGGACGTTGAATTCGTACGCGGGCAGTTCCCGGCCTTCGCCGAACCGTCTCTGGCGGGGCAGGCTTTTTTCGAGAATGCGGGCGGCTCTTACGCATGCGCGCCCGTCATTGATCGACTGACCCGTTTTTATCGCCAGCGCAAGGTGCAGCCCTATGCGCCCTATGAGGCCAGCACATTGGGCGGCGCCGAGATGGATGAGGCTCGTGCGCGGCTCGCCGCCATCATGGGCATCGACACGGACGAGCTGAGCTTCGGCCCCTCGACCACTCAGAATACCTATGTGCTGGCACGCGCCTTTGCCCAGTGGATGCGGCCCGGCGACGCAATCATCGTGACCAATCAGGACCACGAGGCCAATACCGGGCCGTGGCGGCGTTTGGCCGATGAGGGATATGAGGTGCGCGAATGGTGCATAAACCCGGAGACCGGCCATCTGGACCCCGGCGATCTGGAGGATCTGCTGGATGAGCGGGTGCGGCTTGTCTGCTTTCCCCATTGCTCGAACGTGGTGGGCGAGATCAATCCCGTCACTGAGATCACCGCACTCGCGCATGCGGCAGGCGCCTTCGTCTGCGTTGATGGGGTCAGCTATGCGCCCCACGGCATCCCGGATGTAGGTGCGCTGGGCGCGGATATATACCTCTTTTCGGCGTACAAGACCTACGGGCCGCATCAGGGTATCATGGCGATCCGGCGCAGCCTTGGAATGATGCTGCCCAACCAAGGTCACTACTTCAACGAGGACAGCCTCTACAAACGCTTTACCCCCGCGGGCCCGGATCATGCGCAGGTCGCGGCCTGTGCGGGCATGGCGGATTATATCGATGCGCTGGCGGATCATCACGGGTTGGAGGGCGATGCTGCGGCGCGGGGGCGCGGCGTGCATGACATGATGCGTGCCCATGAGGAGGCGCTGCTGCAGCCGCTGCTGGACTATGCGTCCTCGCGCAATTCGGTGCGTTTGATCGGTCCCGGTGACGCAGCAGGCCGCGCGCCTACCGTCGCCCTGCGCACCGACCGCCCGGGCGAGGAGGTCGCGCGCGATCTCAGCCATTATGGCATCATGGCGGGGGGCGGCGATTTCTACGCTGTGCGCGCGCTGCGGGCGATGGGCGTAGATCCGGCGCATGGTGTTCTGCGCCTCAGCTTTGTTCACTACACCAGCCCGGCCGAAGTTGATAAGTTGATGAATGCGCTGGACGAAGTTCTTTGA
- a CDS encoding BCCT family transporter, protein MVDTVDDQGIPAPEGNSDIIETDYEIGQDNFETKIGPFGLDFHNPVFAMAGISIVAFVFFALALPDQANAMFSWSFDFVTKTFDWFFLSAANIFVIFCLFLIVSPYGSIRLGGTEATPDYSYIGWFAMLFAAGMGIGLMFFGVSEPMSHFGSSLGGTSVENGLRTDWAPLGAAASEAEATRLGMAATIFHWGLHPWAIYAVVALALALFSYNKGLPLTLRSAFYPIFGERVWGWTGHIIDTLAVFATLFGLATSLGFGAEQAASGLTFLYGSGDAAEGTRSFLGIAYGNSEESGVADSSTLLVLLITGITAIALISVARGLDGGVKVLSEINMGLAGLLLLFTLIVGGPIFLLTFFADSLWAYLQNLIPLSNPFGRDDTNFVQGWTAFYWAWWISWSPFVGMFIARVSRGRSVREFLICVLLIPSLVCVLWMSVFGGTAISQVVNDGYTAAKEASLELKLFYMLDQLPLATITSTIGIILVVVFFVTSSDSGSLVIDTITAGGKVDAPVTQRVFWCIFEGAVAIVLLIGGGLAALQSAVISTGLPFTMVLLVMCWAIFRGLQSEKRA, encoded by the coding sequence ATGGTCGACACAGTTGACGATCAGGGAATACCTGCTCCAGAAGGAAATTCCGACATCATCGAAACAGATTACGAAATCGGTCAGGACAATTTCGAAACGAAGATCGGGCCTTTCGGCCTGGACTTTCACAACCCTGTCTTTGCGATGGCCGGCATCTCTATTGTCGCCTTCGTATTTTTCGCGTTGGCGCTGCCGGATCAGGCGAATGCCATGTTTTCATGGTCGTTCGACTTCGTGACCAAGACATTCGATTGGTTTTTCCTCAGCGCCGCCAATATCTTTGTGATTTTCTGCCTCTTCCTGATCGTCAGCCCCTACGGCTCGATCCGGCTGGGCGGGACCGAGGCGACGCCCGACTACAGCTACATCGGCTGGTTTGCGATGCTTTTCGCGGCGGGCATGGGCATTGGCCTCATGTTCTTCGGCGTGTCCGAGCCCATGAGCCATTTCGGCAGTTCGCTGGGCGGGACAAGCGTTGAAAACGGTCTGCGCACCGACTGGGCTCCCTTGGGCGCGGCGGCATCCGAGGCCGAAGCGACGCGCCTTGGCATGGCGGCGACGATCTTTCATTGGGGTCTGCACCCTTGGGCGATCTATGCGGTTGTGGCGTTGGCGCTGGCGCTGTTCAGCTACAACAAGGGCCTGCCCCTGACGCTGCGTAGCGCGTTCTACCCCATCTTTGGCGAGCGGGTCTGGGGCTGGACCGGCCATATCATCGACACGCTGGCCGTTTTTGCCACGCTCTTTGGTCTGGCAACATCGCTGGGCTTTGGCGCCGAGCAAGCGGCATCGGGCCTGACCTTCCTTTACGGATCGGGCGACGCCGCAGAAGGCACGCGCAGTTTCCTTGGCATCGCCTATGGCAACAGCGAAGAATCGGGAGTCGCGGATAGCAGCACGCTGCTGGTTCTGCTGATCACGGGCATCACCGCGATCGCGCTGATTTCGGTGGCGCGCGGTCTGGATGGCGGGGTCAAGGTGCTGTCGGAGATCAACATGGGCCTTGCGGGCCTTCTGCTCCTCTTTACCCTGATCGTGGGCGGTCCGATTTTCTTGCTGACCTTCTTTGCGGACAGCCTCTGGGCCTATCTGCAAAACCTCATCCCGCTCAGCAATCCGTTCGGGCGTGACGATACCAACTTCGTGCAAGGCTGGACGGCATTCTACTGGGCCTGGTGGATCAGCTGGTCACCCTTCGTGGGCATGTTCATCGCCCGCGTCAGCCGGGGCCGCAGCGTCCGTGAATTCCTGATCTGCGTGCTGCTGATCCCCAGCCTGGTCTGCGTGCTGTGGATGAGTGTCTTTGGCGGTACGGCCATCAGCCAGGTCGTCAATGACGGCTACACGGCGGCCAAGGAAGCCTCGCTCGAGCTGAAGCTCTTTTACATGCTCGATCAGCTGCCATTGGCGACGATCACCTCGACCATCGGGATCATCCTCGTGGTGGTGTTCTTCGTGACCTCGTCCGACTCCGGCTCTCTCGTGATCGATACGATCACGGCGGGTGGCAAGGTGGATGCGCCGGTCACGCAGCGTGTGTTCTGGTGCATCTTCGAGGGTGCGGTCGCGATCGTGCTGTTGATCGGAGGTGGGTTGGCAGCGTTGCAATCGGCTGTCATCTCGACGGGCCTGCCATTCACAATGGTGCTGCTGGTCATGTGCTGGGCCATCTTCCGCGGCCTGCAATCCGAAAAACGCGCCTAG
- a CDS encoding Do family serine endopeptidase has protein sequence MARPNTATFKAMALAMLVSALVLAQALAAQARPESFADLAQKISPAVVNITTSTTVADGRGAGPIVPEGSPLEDLFRQFRDRGNDDAPAPRQRRGSALGSGFVISEDGYIVTNNHVIESADEIIIEFYEGGELEATVIGTDPKTDIALLKVEADNPLPFVSFGDSDTARVGDWVIAMGNPLGQGFSVSAGIVSARNRALSGTYDDYIQTDAAINQGNSGGPLFDMDGKVVGVNTAILSPNGGSIGIGFSMASNVVTRVVDQLQEFGETRRGWLGVRIQDVTPDVAEAMGLDIAAGALVTDVPPGPAKDAGMMAGDVITSFDGVKVPDTRELVRQVGETEVGKTVRVVVFRDGGTKTLKVTLGRREEAEGGSSGDESTPDAAPEPQTLMGMTLAPLDDDLRGQLELDSDATGLVVQDVDQVSEAFEKGMRAGDVITEAGQQALTSIAELESRIEDAREAGRKSILLLVRSNGQPRFVALTLSEE, from the coding sequence ATGGCCCGTCCGAATACCGCGACTTTCAAGGCGATGGCGCTGGCCATGCTGGTTTCGGCACTGGTGCTGGCGCAGGCGCTGGCTGCACAGGCCCGCCCCGAAAGCTTCGCCGATCTGGCGCAAAAGATCAGCCCCGCGGTGGTCAACATCACTACCTCGACGACCGTGGCCGATGGCCGTGGCGCCGGGCCCATCGTGCCCGAAGGTTCGCCGCTGGAAGATCTCTTTCGCCAATTCCGAGACCGGGGTAATGACGACGCCCCCGCACCGCGCCAGCGGCGCGGTTCGGCGCTTGGTTCGGGCTTCGTGATCTCGGAGGATGGCTATATCGTCACCAACAACCACGTCATCGAAAGCGCGGATGAGATCATCATCGAGTTCTACGAGGGCGGCGAGCTGGAAGCCACGGTCATCGGCACCGACCCCAAGACCGACATCGCCCTTCTGAAGGTCGAGGCGGATAATCCGCTTCCCTTCGTCAGCTTTGGCGACAGTGACACGGCGCGCGTCGGAGATTGGGTGATCGCCATGGGCAATCCGCTGGGCCAGGGCTTCTCGGTCAGTGCGGGCATCGTATCGGCGCGCAACCGGGCGCTTTCGGGCACGTATGACGATTACATCCAGACCGATGCGGCGATCAACCAAGGCAATTCAGGGGGGCCGCTGTTCGACATGGATGGGAAGGTCGTAGGGGTAAATACCGCGATCCTCAGCCCCAATGGCGGCTCGATCGGTATCGGTTTCTCGATGGCGTCGAATGTGGTGACCCGCGTCGTCGATCAGCTTCAGGAGTTCGGCGAGACGCGCCGCGGCTGGCTGGGCGTGCGCATTCAGGATGTGACCCCGGATGTTGCCGAGGCCATGGGTCTCGATATAGCCGCAGGCGCACTGGTGACGGATGTCCCGCCGGGCCCCGCAAAGGACGCAGGCATGATGGCGGGTGATGTCATCACCTCCTTTGACGGCGTCAAGGTGCCCGACACGCGCGAATTGGTTCGCCAGGTGGGCGAGACCGAGGTGGGCAAGACCGTCCGCGTCGTCGTCTTTCGCGATGGTGGCACCAAGACTCTGAAAGTGACGCTGGGCCGCCGCGAAGAGGCCGAAGGTGGATCCTCGGGCGACGAAAGCACACCCGACGCCGCACCCGAGCCCCAAACTCTGATGGGTATGACGCTGGCGCCGCTGGACGACGATTTGCGCGGCCAGCTCGAGCTCGACAGCGATGCAACCGGCCTTGTGGTGCAGGATGTCGATCAGGTCTCTGAAGCCTTTGAAAAGGGCATGCGCGCGGGCGACGTGATCACCGAGGCAGGCCAGCAAGCCCTGACCAGCATTGCCGAGCTGGAAAGCCGCATCGAGGACGCGCGCGAGGCGGGCCGCAAGTCGATCCTGCTGTTGGTGCGCTCGAACGGGCAGCCGCGCTTTGTCGCGCTGACCCTGTCCGAGGAGTAA
- a CDS encoding DUF2065 domain-containing protein produces MLATGALALGLVLIVEGLIYALAPGIVDRMLEAMRAMPHETRRLMGLAAIAAGLALVWIAKSLGA; encoded by the coding sequence ATGCTGGCGACCGGTGCGCTTGCGCTTGGCCTTGTGCTGATCGTTGAGGGGCTGATTTATGCACTGGCCCCCGGCATCGTGGACCGGATGTTGGAGGCGATGCGTGCCATGCCGCACGAGACACGCAGATTGATGGGTCTCGCCGCGATTGCGGCGGGGCTCGCGCTCGTTTGGATCGCCAAGTCGCTGGGGGCATGA